In one Nicotiana tomentosiformis chromosome 6, ASM39032v3, whole genome shotgun sequence genomic region, the following are encoded:
- the LOC104116266 gene encoding uncharacterized protein isoform X1 yields the protein MESPPSLSLYISQNSKKRVFPSGSSIDGQMVDVSPSISWSSKSESVNQKEFIHREIIDVDMEGGHSDAMFIDGNTESSSKGKEILLELSLGHGGSADSGSVDQVQSSKKHCPSESDGLIIGDDFGADLYYGDDVHTDMYFDDPALTEYAIMQSHFDHMDIPPGVEVPIPWMSGPAEAKMAPTATTTWSTSSASKAMSFPFGNEAPKVLRHQSTSWYGSTPVSQPTPFELSSSSLGPAFCKSRLSAKGKLQETSCKEQSGSTNLTLGAGKSFNAQGSSFKRKFRFFEGTASDSWHTQSIPGVSHFPEVQFVPPQMSGWTNLPFNMTTAPASSGSMLAPGGMNSLPMQQVHPAYMLPKGGLNSLPLQQVHPGVIFTTDAMNYFPQQQIYSGSVLAPGPTYYFPQEMDHTLWTQGLHESVTTTESSSIQSGSVSSEGQRRDLGESLKNFRLFKKFDTVQDHSDHFFSGLASLDNQASKSCAKRIQEEWKILEKDLPDTIFVRVYETRMDLLRAVIIGADGTPYHDGLFFFDVFFPSNYPNAPPHVHYHSFGLRINPNLYECGKVCLSLLNTWGGRAKEKWIPGESTMLQVLVSIQGLILNAKPYFNEPGYAKMSGSAMGENCSVQYNESIFILHLKTMVYCMRRPPQHFEDFVVGHYFQSCHDILVACKAYMDGAQVGSLVRGCVLDAVEGDKKSCSQGFKAMLAGFTQTLVDAFTNIGAKDCDKFLPLAQKASTGVAPPVNIESC from the exons ATGGAGTCTCCGCCGTCACTTTCTCTATACATCTCCCAGAATTCAAA GAAAAGAGTGTTTCCTAGTGGGAGTTCAATCGATGGGCAGATGGTGGATGTCTCGCCCTCTATCAGTTGGAGTTCAAAATCAGAGTCTGTTAATCAAAAGGAG TTTATTCACCGTGAAATAATAGATGTTGACATGGAAGGAGGTCATAGTGATGCAATGTTTATTGATGGGAATACTGAATCTAGTAGCAAAGGAAAG GAAATTTTGCTCGAACTTTCCCTTGGTCATGGTGGTTCAGCAGATAGTGGATCAGTAGATCAAGTTCAGTCTTCGAAGAAGCACTGCCCTTCAGAATCAGATGGTCTAATCATTGGAGATGATTTTGGCGCTGACCTATATTATGGAGATGATGTGCATACAGACATGTATTTTGATGACCCAGCGCTTACGGAGTATGCCATTATGCAATCACATTTTGATCATATGGATATTCCACCTGGTGTTGAGGTTCCAATCCCGTGGATGTCCGGTCCTGCTGAAGCTAAAATGGCGCCAACCGCTACAACCACATGGTCCACATCATCCGCTTCGAAAGCTATGAGTTTTCCTTTTGGAAACGAAGCCCCTAAGGTACTAAGGCACCAGTCCACTTCATGGTATGGCTCAACTCCTGTTAGTCAGCCTACGCCATTTGAGCTATCTTCCTCGTCTCTGGGACCTGCTTTTTGCAAGAGTAGACTTTCTGCCAAAGGAAAGTTACAAGAGACAAGTTGTAAAGAACAAAGTGGTTCTACAAACCTAACACTTGGGGCAGGAAAATCTTTTAATGCTCAAGGATCTTCTTTTAAAAGGAAGTTTCGTTTTTTCGAGGGAACTGCCTCTGACAGTTGGCATACTCAATCTATACCTGGTGTATCTCATTTCCCTGAAGTTCAATTTGTACCTCCACAAATGTCTGGTTGGACAAATTTACCCTTTAATATGACAACTGCTCCAGCTTCTTCAGGGTCTATGCTCGCACCAGGTGGTATGAACTCTCTCCCTATGCAACAGGTGCATCCGGCATATATGCTCCCAAAAGGTGGTCTGAACTCTCTCCCTCTGCAACAGGTTCATCCGGGGGTTATTTTCACAACAGATGCTATGAACTATTTCCCTCAGCAACAGATTTATTCGGGATCTGTTCTCGCACCAGGTCCTACGTACTATTTCCCTCAGGAAATGGATCATACACTCTGGACTCAGGGTCTGCACGAGAGTGTAACTACTACAGAGAGTTCATCAATTCAGTCTGGATCAGTTTCTAGTGAGGGACAGCGTAGAGATTTAGGTGAAAGTCTGAAGAATTTCCGTCTCTTCAAAAAATTTGATACTGTTCAAGATCATTCGGACCATTTCTTTTCTGGACTTGCATCCCTTGACAACCAG GCCTCTAAGAGTTGCGCCAAGAGAATACAGGAGGAATGGAAGATACTGGAGAAAGATCTGCCTG ATACCATATTTGTCCGGGTGTATGAAACAAGAATGGATCTGTTGAGGGCAGTGATTATTGGAGCTGATGGAACTCCGTACCATGATGGCCTTTTCTTCTTTGATGTTTTCTTCCCTAGCAACTATCCCAATGCTCCACCA CATGTACACTATCATTCTTTTGGTCTTCGTATCAATCCGAACTTGTATGAATGTGGAAAAGTGTGCCTGAGCCTTCTCAACACATGGGGCGGTAGAGCGAAGGAGAAATGGATCCCTGGTGAATCAACTATGCTACAAGTTTTGGTTTCCATACAAGGGCTAATTTTGAATGCAAAGCCCTATTTCAATGAGCCTGGATATGCAAAGATGAGTGGATCAGCCATGGGGGAAAATTGCTCAGTACAATATAATGAGAGCATTTTCATTTTACATCTCAAAACAATGGTTTACTGTATGAGGCGACCACCACAG CATTTTGAGGATTTTGTTGTAGGGCATTACTTTCAAAGTTGTCATGATATTCTTGTGGCATGTAAAGCATATATGGATGGTGCTCAAGTAGGTAGCCTTGTTAGAGGATGTGTTCTGGATGCTGTTGAAGGTGACAAAAAAAGTTGCTCACAGGGTTTTAAGGCCATGTTGGCTGGATTCACCCAGACACTTGTAGATGCATTTACAAATATTGGCGCAAAGGATTGTGACAAATTTCTTCCCTTGGCACAAAAGGCGTCAACTGGAGTAGCGCCACCAGTTAACATAGAGAGCTGCTGA
- the LOC104116266 gene encoding uncharacterized protein isoform X2 yields MVDVSPSISWSSKSESVNQKEFIHREIIDVDMEGGHSDAMFIDGNTESSSKGKEILLELSLGHGGSADSGSVDQVQSSKKHCPSESDGLIIGDDFGADLYYGDDVHTDMYFDDPALTEYAIMQSHFDHMDIPPGVEVPIPWMSGPAEAKMAPTATTTWSTSSASKAMSFPFGNEAPKVLRHQSTSWYGSTPVSQPTPFELSSSSLGPAFCKSRLSAKGKLQETSCKEQSGSTNLTLGAGKSFNAQGSSFKRKFRFFEGTASDSWHTQSIPGVSHFPEVQFVPPQMSGWTNLPFNMTTAPASSGSMLAPGGMNSLPMQQVHPAYMLPKGGLNSLPLQQVHPGVIFTTDAMNYFPQQQIYSGSVLAPGPTYYFPQEMDHTLWTQGLHESVTTTESSSIQSGSVSSEGQRRDLGESLKNFRLFKKFDTVQDHSDHFFSGLASLDNQASKSCAKRIQEEWKILEKDLPDTIFVRVYETRMDLLRAVIIGADGTPYHDGLFFFDVFFPSNYPNAPPHVHYHSFGLRINPNLYECGKVCLSLLNTWGGRAKEKWIPGESTMLQVLVSIQGLILNAKPYFNEPGYAKMSGSAMGENCSVQYNESIFILHLKTMVYCMRRPPQHFEDFVVGHYFQSCHDILVACKAYMDGAQVGSLVRGCVLDAVEGDKKSCSQGFKAMLAGFTQTLVDAFTNIGAKDCDKFLPLAQKASTGVAPPVNIESC; encoded by the exons ATGGTGGATGTCTCGCCCTCTATCAGTTGGAGTTCAAAATCAGAGTCTGTTAATCAAAAGGAG TTTATTCACCGTGAAATAATAGATGTTGACATGGAAGGAGGTCATAGTGATGCAATGTTTATTGATGGGAATACTGAATCTAGTAGCAAAGGAAAG GAAATTTTGCTCGAACTTTCCCTTGGTCATGGTGGTTCAGCAGATAGTGGATCAGTAGATCAAGTTCAGTCTTCGAAGAAGCACTGCCCTTCAGAATCAGATGGTCTAATCATTGGAGATGATTTTGGCGCTGACCTATATTATGGAGATGATGTGCATACAGACATGTATTTTGATGACCCAGCGCTTACGGAGTATGCCATTATGCAATCACATTTTGATCATATGGATATTCCACCTGGTGTTGAGGTTCCAATCCCGTGGATGTCCGGTCCTGCTGAAGCTAAAATGGCGCCAACCGCTACAACCACATGGTCCACATCATCCGCTTCGAAAGCTATGAGTTTTCCTTTTGGAAACGAAGCCCCTAAGGTACTAAGGCACCAGTCCACTTCATGGTATGGCTCAACTCCTGTTAGTCAGCCTACGCCATTTGAGCTATCTTCCTCGTCTCTGGGACCTGCTTTTTGCAAGAGTAGACTTTCTGCCAAAGGAAAGTTACAAGAGACAAGTTGTAAAGAACAAAGTGGTTCTACAAACCTAACACTTGGGGCAGGAAAATCTTTTAATGCTCAAGGATCTTCTTTTAAAAGGAAGTTTCGTTTTTTCGAGGGAACTGCCTCTGACAGTTGGCATACTCAATCTATACCTGGTGTATCTCATTTCCCTGAAGTTCAATTTGTACCTCCACAAATGTCTGGTTGGACAAATTTACCCTTTAATATGACAACTGCTCCAGCTTCTTCAGGGTCTATGCTCGCACCAGGTGGTATGAACTCTCTCCCTATGCAACAGGTGCATCCGGCATATATGCTCCCAAAAGGTGGTCTGAACTCTCTCCCTCTGCAACAGGTTCATCCGGGGGTTATTTTCACAACAGATGCTATGAACTATTTCCCTCAGCAACAGATTTATTCGGGATCTGTTCTCGCACCAGGTCCTACGTACTATTTCCCTCAGGAAATGGATCATACACTCTGGACTCAGGGTCTGCACGAGAGTGTAACTACTACAGAGAGTTCATCAATTCAGTCTGGATCAGTTTCTAGTGAGGGACAGCGTAGAGATTTAGGTGAAAGTCTGAAGAATTTCCGTCTCTTCAAAAAATTTGATACTGTTCAAGATCATTCGGACCATTTCTTTTCTGGACTTGCATCCCTTGACAACCAG GCCTCTAAGAGTTGCGCCAAGAGAATACAGGAGGAATGGAAGATACTGGAGAAAGATCTGCCTG ATACCATATTTGTCCGGGTGTATGAAACAAGAATGGATCTGTTGAGGGCAGTGATTATTGGAGCTGATGGAACTCCGTACCATGATGGCCTTTTCTTCTTTGATGTTTTCTTCCCTAGCAACTATCCCAATGCTCCACCA CATGTACACTATCATTCTTTTGGTCTTCGTATCAATCCGAACTTGTATGAATGTGGAAAAGTGTGCCTGAGCCTTCTCAACACATGGGGCGGTAGAGCGAAGGAGAAATGGATCCCTGGTGAATCAACTATGCTACAAGTTTTGGTTTCCATACAAGGGCTAATTTTGAATGCAAAGCCCTATTTCAATGAGCCTGGATATGCAAAGATGAGTGGATCAGCCATGGGGGAAAATTGCTCAGTACAATATAATGAGAGCATTTTCATTTTACATCTCAAAACAATGGTTTACTGTATGAGGCGACCACCACAG CATTTTGAGGATTTTGTTGTAGGGCATTACTTTCAAAGTTGTCATGATATTCTTGTGGCATGTAAAGCATATATGGATGGTGCTCAAGTAGGTAGCCTTGTTAGAGGATGTGTTCTGGATGCTGTTGAAGGTGACAAAAAAAGTTGCTCACAGGGTTTTAAGGCCATGTTGGCTGGATTCACCCAGACACTTGTAGATGCATTTACAAATATTGGCGCAAAGGATTGTGACAAATTTCTTCCCTTGGCACAAAAGGCGTCAACTGGAGTAGCGCCACCAGTTAACATAGAGAGCTGCTGA